The following coding sequences are from one uncultured Desulfobacter sp. window:
- a CDS encoding formylglycine-generating enzyme family protein, protein MRLNPFFRAKTFLLISLLIYGAMISTVLAQDSFVNKIGMKFVLIPAGTFTMGSPDSEKGRQNDEEQHRVVITKSFYMSETEVTQGQWDRLVTPNPSSFKLGRYYPVDTVSWHDVIKFIGFLNNREGTDKYRLPTEAEWEYACRAGSQTAFTAGDLTTFSCKEPEPSLVDYAWYCYNSGGFAPVGDFKPHPVKLLKPNNWGLYDMHGNVQEWVQDACEWRTIWSAGTGTLTRTYVDGIQDPLETKGGHRVVRGGGWFQNSKYQRSAYRTNYKPVARRNSLGFRLVRER, encoded by the coding sequence ATGAGGTTGAACCCATTTTTCAGAGCAAAGACTTTTCTTTTGATTTCCCTGTTGATTTATGGGGCTATGATTTCAACGGTCCTTGCCCAGGACTCTTTTGTCAATAAAATCGGAATGAAATTTGTCCTGATTCCGGCAGGTACGTTTACCATGGGAAGCCCGGATTCGGAAAAAGGGCGACAAAACGACGAAGAACAACACAGGGTGGTCATCACCAAAAGCTTTTACATGTCCGAAACTGAAGTCACCCAGGGGCAATGGGACCGGCTTGTGACACCGAACCCGTCATCCTTTAAACTGGGCAGGTACTACCCTGTGGATACCGTATCCTGGCACGATGTCATCAAATTTATAGGTTTTTTAAACAATAGAGAAGGTACGGACAAATACCGTCTGCCCACGGAAGCCGAATGGGAATATGCCTGCCGGGCCGGCAGCCAAACCGCCTTTACCGCAGGGGACTTGACCACCTTTTCCTGCAAAGAACCGGAACCTTCGCTGGTAGATTATGCCTGGTACTGCTATAATTCCGGTGGGTTTGCGCCGGTCGGGGATTTTAAGCCCCATCCGGTCAAGCTGCTGAAGCCCAACAACTGGGGGCTCTACGACATGCACGGCAATGTTCAGGAATGGGTTCAGGATGCCTGCGAATGGCGCACCATCTGGAGTGCGGGAACCGGGACGCTCACCCGGACCTATGTAGACGGCATTCAGGATCCTCTGGAGACAAAGGGGGGGCACCGGGTGGTCAGAGGCGGCGGATGGTTCCAGAACAGCAAATACCAGCGAAGTGCCTACCGCACCAATTACAAGCCAGTGGCCCGGCGCAACAGCCTTGGATTCAGACTCGTCCGGGAACGGTAA
- a CDS encoding MauE/DoxX family redox-associated membrane protein: MSNLLSFNRFGDQTSMILGRQTGVIEGTLRLFLGGTFIFASWHKIVSPDQFAVILYGYDVFPHQIINVLAIVMPFVELVCGISLITGLMKRSGLLLINAMLVCFIFLIAFNLIRGHQFDCGCFSLGETKGTWSSVWLLVRDVVMLGAGVYLFRLFNLNQKAKF; encoded by the coding sequence ATGAGCAATTTGTTGTCTTTTAACCGGTTTGGAGACCAGACATCCATGATTTTGGGGCGGCAGACCGGCGTCATTGAGGGGACCCTGCGTCTGTTCCTGGGGGGTACTTTTATTTTTGCATCCTGGCATAAAATCGTGTCGCCGGATCAGTTTGCCGTTATTTTGTACGGTTATGATGTTTTTCCCCATCAAATTATCAACGTATTAGCCATTGTCATGCCTTTTGTGGAGCTTGTCTGCGGTATCAGCCTTATAACCGGCCTGATGAAACGCTCGGGCCTTTTGCTGATCAATGCCATGTTGGTTTGTTTTATTTTTCTGATCGCTTTTAATCTGATACGGGGGCATCAATTTGACTGCGGATGTTTTTCCTTGGGAGAGACCAAGGGAACCTGGTCTTCGGTCTGGCTGCTTGTCAGGGACGTTGTGATGCTTGGGGCTGGGGTTTATCTTTTCAGGCTTTTCAATCTCAATCAAAAAGCGAAATTTTAA
- a CDS encoding rhodanese-like domain-containing protein, producing the protein MIVKQDIFGCFFLIGICVLLSFGTNAISPNGIALKGQWDREQGVLMAGANEAHAVDVMQINNPLKVKRLVESGKTIVLDVRWPEIYDIGHIPGALNFPLEYFEEEKKKLLSQITPEDEILVYCAGVTCHDSHTFAVRLVKMGFAHVAVYAGGFAEWEEMGFDVATQGIDP; encoded by the coding sequence ATGATCGTTAAACAAGATATTTTCGGCTGTTTTTTTCTTATCGGCATCTGCGTTTTACTAAGCTTTGGAACCAATGCGATCTCACCCAACGGCATAGCCCTTAAAGGTCAGTGGGATCGGGAGCAGGGCGTGCTTATGGCCGGGGCGAACGAGGCCCATGCCGTTGATGTTATGCAGATCAACAATCCCCTTAAAGTGAAACGACTGGTGGAATCCGGAAAAACCATTGTACTTGATGTCCGCTGGCCCGAGATTTATGATATCGGTCATATTCCTGGGGCATTGAATTTTCCCTTGGAGTATTTTGAAGAAGAGAAAAAAAAATTATTGTCACAGATAACCCCAGAAGATGAGATCCTTGTCTATTGTGCCGGTGTGACCTGCCATGATTCCCATACATTTGCCGTCCGTCTGGTTAAAATGGGCTTTGCCCATGTAGCGGTGTATGCCGGTGGATTTGCGGAGTGGGAAGAGATGGGATTTGATGTGGCTACCCAGGGAATTGATCCATGA
- a CDS encoding septum formation initiator family protein yields MTQLEKICLYLAIGGAVVLLFMFFFSTKGVMEYRRLAAKQGRLEAQAALAVKQNSKLEKEILRLKTDIEYIKHLAKHEHEMAARGELVFKEKSINQGAEK; encoded by the coding sequence ATGACCCAACTGGAAAAAATATGCCTCTACCTGGCTATAGGAGGGGCGGTGGTTCTTTTATTCATGTTTTTCTTTTCCACCAAAGGGGTCATGGAGTATCGTCGGCTTGCAGCCAAGCAAGGGCGGCTTGAAGCCCAGGCCGCCCTTGCCGTCAAGCAAAACTCCAAACTGGAAAAAGAGATCCTTAGACTGAAGACCGATATTGAATATATTAAGCATCTGGCCAAACATGAGCATGAAATGGCTGCCCGGGGGGAGTTGGTTTTCAAAGAGAAATCCATAAATCAAGGAGCGGAAAAATGA
- the murJ gene encoding murein biosynthesis integral membrane protein MurJ yields the protein MTHFIKKAASISSITLISRILGMIRDAVIAFIFGAGMVSDAFFIAFRPFDLIRKMMSDGILSISFIPLFAEQFALNKKDQATAVFLNALFFISIAGALLVGIGIYFAPFLVDFFAPGYGAGSYSHTLSCLLFRIMTPYVFIIFFVALSMSVLHARSNFHVPAATPILLNLCMIMAAVLFADSFKPKILILAIGVTVGGIVQLLFQLPGLIALGMFNFKAFVRVHSRVKKAFMALGPSMIGAAAFQINLLVAGLTASTLDPGAVSYLNYAERLVQFPLALVASPVATVLLPMLSVLAGTGCVKKSKHAGVKPEFVFFDQNPENQDAGFVFNAGVRMVFFLIIPAIAGIIALNRPIVLMLFGRGAFDLTAVDQTGRCLVFMVMGLWAVAGTRLFVALHYAMSSIRLPFMAGVVSIVCNVLLCRFLVQSMGVTGLSLAVALSAVAGFALLAVWGPFELRGRAVLVCACRALFMSVIMFFLVRWIWSFWADCSRIIQAAGLVISISIGAGSYLAGARLTSNPEMAMLTRIFFRQK from the coding sequence GTGACCCACTTTATCAAAAAAGCGGCATCCATCAGTTCGATCACCTTGATTTCAAGGATTCTTGGCATGATACGAGATGCGGTCATTGCATTTATTTTTGGTGCAGGTATGGTCTCCGACGCGTTTTTTATTGCATTCAGACCCTTTGATCTGATTCGGAAAATGATGTCAGACGGTATTCTAAGCATCTCCTTCATTCCGTTGTTTGCAGAACAGTTTGCCCTTAATAAAAAAGACCAGGCCACGGCCGTGTTTTTAAATGCGCTGTTTTTTATATCCATTGCAGGCGCTTTGCTGGTGGGGATAGGGATCTATTTTGCGCCTTTTTTAGTTGACTTTTTTGCTCCGGGGTATGGTGCCGGATCCTATTCCCATACATTGTCTTGCCTGTTGTTCAGAATAATGACGCCCTACGTGTTTATTATTTTTTTTGTGGCGCTGTCCATGAGCGTGCTCCATGCACGGTCAAATTTTCATGTGCCTGCAGCCACGCCGATTTTGCTCAATCTTTGTATGATTATGGCCGCTGTACTGTTTGCCGACAGTTTTAAACCCAAAATTTTAATTTTGGCCATTGGGGTGACCGTCGGCGGCATTGTTCAGCTCCTCTTTCAACTGCCAGGCCTTATAGCGCTCGGCATGTTTAATTTTAAAGCCTTTGTCCGGGTGCATTCCCGGGTGAAAAAAGCCTTCATGGCCCTGGGGCCTTCCATGATCGGGGCCGCGGCGTTCCAGATTAACCTGCTGGTGGCGGGACTGACCGCCTCAACGCTGGATCCGGGTGCGGTCTCCTATCTCAATTATGCAGAACGTCTGGTTCAGTTCCCCCTGGCGTTGGTGGCCTCGCCGGTGGCCACTGTTTTATTGCCCATGCTCTCTGTATTGGCCGGCACCGGATGTGTTAAAAAGAGCAAACATGCCGGTGTAAAGCCGGAATTTGTATTTTTTGATCAAAATCCGGAAAACCAGGATGCCGGCTTCGTATTCAATGCCGGTGTGCGCATGGTCTTTTTTTTAATTATTCCTGCCATCGCTGGGATCATCGCCTTGAACCGGCCTATTGTTTTAATGCTGTTCGGCAGGGGGGCCTTTGATCTGACGGCCGTGGATCAGACCGGCCGGTGTCTTGTCTTTATGGTTATGGGGCTCTGGGCCGTTGCCGGCACCCGGCTTTTTGTGGCACTTCACTATGCCATGTCCAGTATCCGGTTGCCGTTTATGGCCGGCGTCGTGTCCATTGTATGCAATGTGCTGTTGTGCCGTTTTTTGGTGCAATCCATGGGCGTGACCGGGCTTAGCCTGGCCGTGGCCTTGTCTGCTGTGGCCGGATTTGCATTGCTCGCCGTATGGGGGCCTTTTGAGCTTCGGGGCAGGGCGGTACTGGTTTGCGCTTGCAGAGCACTTTTCATGTCTGTTATAATGTTCTTTCTGGTGCGATGGATATGGAGTTTCTGGGCCGACTGTTCAAGGATAATTCAGGCCGCAGGCCTTGTCATCAGCATCAGTATCGGGGCCGGAAGCTATTTGGCGGGGGCCCGCCTCACATCGAATCCGGAAATGGCAATGCTCACAAGGATTTTTTTTAGACAAAAATGA
- the rpsT gene encoding 30S ribosomal protein S20, with protein sequence MANHKSAKKRAKQNQVRRMRNKSAKTALKTLEKKLRAAKEAGENTDELMKKTQSAIHKAAKKGIVHKKMASRKISRLFKFANA encoded by the coding sequence TTGGCGAACCATAAATCAGCAAAAAAACGCGCAAAACAAAACCAGGTCAGACGGATGAGAAACAAATCCGCTAAAACCGCCCTTAAAACCCTTGAAAAGAAACTTCGTGCAGCTAAAGAAGCTGGTGAAAATACCGATGAGCTGATGAAAAAAACCCAGTCAGCCATTCACAAAGCAGCTAAAAAAGGTATTGTTCACAAAAAAATGGCTTCAAGGAAAATCTCAAGACTGTTCAAATTTGCGAACGCATAA
- the lptE gene encoding LPS assembly lipoprotein LptE, which translates to MKKCIVWLTVVSLVMMVVGCGYRLLGGGFIKNDITRVSVNIFENNSTESRAGISFTNELTREISAKTDTIVVDAGNAIHNISGTVQSITFSTLSRSSSEDVTERRVNATVDVSLTGAEGKVIWSVKNFSASESYSVSSSTVDDEANKREAITLIAERVAESLVTRMLDDF; encoded by the coding sequence ATGAAAAAATGTATCGTTTGGTTGACGGTGGTCTCATTGGTGATGATGGTTGTCGGTTGCGGGTATCGACTGTTAGGGGGTGGTTTCATTAAAAATGATATCACCCGGGTATCTGTGAACATCTTTGAAAACAATAGTACCGAATCCCGGGCCGGAATATCGTTTACCAACGAATTGACCCGTGAGATTAGTGCAAAGACCGATACGATTGTTGTGGATGCCGGCAATGCCATCCACAACATATCCGGTACGGTGCAATCCATAACCTTTTCCACATTGTCCAGGTCTTCCTCGGAGGATGTGACGGAAAGGCGGGTTAATGCAACGGTTGATGTGTCTCTGACCGGTGCGGAAGGGAAAGTAATCTGGTCAGTGAAGAATTTTTCAGCCTCGGAGTCTTACAGCGTATCAAGCAGCACGGTGGACGATGAGGCCAATAAACGAGAGGCGATCACTCTCATTGCCGAGCGTGTGGCTGAAAGTTTGGTTACCCGGATGCTGGACGATTTTTAA
- the leuS gene encoding leucine--tRNA ligase produces the protein MEERYIPSQVEPKWQEYWNKTQLFKVEEDSSREKYYLLEMFPYPSGKIHMGHVRNYTIGDVVVRYKRMRGFNVIHPMGWDAFGMPAENAAIDNNTHPAAWTYENISSMRAQLKKMGFSYDWDREIATCRPEYYRWEQWLFLKMLEKGMAYRKESYVNWCEKCQTVLANEQVEQDKCWRCSQVVQQKKLWQWFFKITDYAEDLLVHCDQLPGWPDNVTTMQKNWIGKSVGAELNFKVDGSDEVIDVFTTRPDTIFGATFMCLAPEHPLVETLSRGTDQEAAVTQFVEKVSRQERSAEGIEKYEKEGVFTGAYCINPATNEKIPVYTANFVLMGYGTGAIMSVPSGDQRDFDFARKYGLEIRVVVQPDGETLDGETMAEAYAGRGVMANSGQFDGMDSKEAIEKMADWLEESGFGKRAVSFRLRDWGISRQRYWGTPIPVIHCPTCGVVPVPEDALPIKLPEDANLLDKGGSPLPTLDYFAKTTCPACGREDARRDTDTMDTFVESSWYYLRYCSPRYEKGIFDPTAVEYWMPVDQYIGGVEHAVLHLLYSRYFMRVLNTLKLVPFKEPFTRLLTQGMVCKETMTCPEHGYLFPEQGEKKDGGLVCTMCGKDVDVGRVIKMSKSKKNVVNPNELLEKYGADVTRLFCLFAAPPERDLEWSEDGVEGSNRFVNRVWRLAMTCMETIQGIDAYKGDAGSLKSEQAKELYIKANQTIQKVTADIDTNFHFNTAIAAVMELVNAMYTVKLEEADDELKSVAWCCLENVLLLLSPIIPHFCEELFAKMGNKGSILEQPWPEFRKDSMQTDEVLVVVQVNGKLRAKFPMGADAGEEDIKSAALGDARIVKYTENKEIRKIIVIRKKQTLVNIVV, from the coding sequence ATGGAGGAACGGTACATCCCTTCCCAGGTCGAGCCCAAGTGGCAGGAATACTGGAATAAAACTCAGCTTTTCAAGGTTGAGGAGGATTCGTCCAGGGAAAAATATTATCTGCTTGAAATGTTTCCCTATCCTTCGGGAAAGATTCATATGGGCCATGTGCGCAATTATACCATCGGAGATGTGGTGGTCCGTTACAAGCGCATGCGTGGGTTTAACGTTATTCATCCCATGGGGTGGGATGCCTTTGGTATGCCGGCGGAAAATGCCGCCATTGATAATAATACCCATCCGGCGGCCTGGACCTACGAGAATATTAGCTCCATGCGGGCCCAGCTTAAAAAAATGGGATTTTCCTATGACTGGGACAGGGAAATTGCCACCTGCCGGCCGGAATACTACCGCTGGGAACAATGGCTGTTTTTGAAGATGCTTGAGAAGGGCATGGCTTACCGGAAGGAATCCTATGTGAACTGGTGTGAAAAATGCCAAACGGTTCTGGCCAACGAGCAGGTGGAGCAGGACAAGTGCTGGCGATGCTCCCAGGTGGTTCAGCAAAAAAAGCTGTGGCAGTGGTTTTTTAAGATAACCGACTATGCCGAAGATCTTCTGGTGCATTGCGATCAGCTCCCCGGTTGGCCCGATAATGTCACCACCATGCAGAAGAACTGGATCGGCAAAAGCGTGGGGGCGGAGCTCAATTTTAAGGTGGACGGCAGTGATGAAGTGATTGATGTGTTTACCACTCGTCCTGATACTATTTTCGGTGCCACCTTCATGTGCCTGGCACCGGAACATCCCCTGGTGGAGACGTTGTCCCGTGGTACGGACCAGGAGGCGGCTGTAACCCAGTTTGTGGAAAAGGTCTCCAGGCAGGAGCGTTCTGCCGAGGGTATCGAGAAATATGAAAAAGAAGGGGTGTTTACAGGTGCCTATTGTATTAATCCGGCAACCAATGAAAAGATCCCTGTCTATACGGCCAACTTTGTTTTAATGGGCTATGGCACGGGTGCCATTATGTCCGTGCCTTCCGGTGACCAGCGAGACTTTGATTTTGCCAGAAAATACGGGCTTGAAATCCGGGTGGTGGTTCAGCCCGATGGCGAAACCCTTGACGGTGAGACCATGGCCGAGGCCTATGCCGGTCGCGGGGTGATGGCCAATTCCGGACAGTTTGACGGTATGGACAGCAAGGAGGCCATTGAAAAAATGGCGGACTGGCTTGAAGAATCAGGCTTCGGCAAACGGGCGGTCTCTTTTCGTCTGCGGGACTGGGGTATTTCCCGTCAACGTTACTGGGGGACGCCTATTCCGGTGATTCATTGCCCCACATGCGGTGTGGTTCCGGTGCCCGAAGATGCTCTGCCCATAAAGCTGCCCGAAGATGCCAATCTGCTGGACAAAGGTGGCTCTCCGCTGCCGACCCTTGATTATTTTGCCAAGACCACCTGTCCGGCCTGCGGCAGAGAGGATGCCAGGCGGGATACCGACACCATGGACACCTTTGTGGAATCTTCCTGGTATTACCTGCGCTATTGTTCGCCTCGATATGAAAAGGGTATCTTTGATCCCACGGCCGTGGAGTACTGGATGCCCGTGGATCAGTACATCGGTGGTGTGGAGCATGCCGTTCTGCATCTTCTCTATTCCCGGTATTTCATGCGGGTGCTCAATACCCTCAAGCTTGTACCGTTTAAAGAACCTTTTACCCGGTTGTTGACCCAGGGTATGGTGTGCAAGGAGACCATGACCTGTCCCGAGCATGGCTACCTGTTTCCGGAGCAGGGTGAGAAAAAGGACGGGGGGCTTGTCTGTACCATGTGCGGCAAGGATGTGGATGTCGGGCGTGTGATCAAGATGTCCAAATCCAAGAAGAACGTGGTCAATCCCAATGAGCTTCTGGAAAAATACGGCGCTGATGTCACCCGGCTGTTTTGCCTGTTTGCCGCGCCTCCCGAACGGGATCTGGAATGGAGTGAAGATGGTGTTGAGGGCAGCAATCGTTTTGTGAATCGCGTCTGGCGCCTGGCTATGACCTGCATGGAAACCATCCAGGGTATTGATGCGTACAAGGGGGATGCAGGTTCCCTTAAGTCCGAGCAGGCAAAAGAGCTTTATATCAAAGCCAATCAGACCATCCAGAAGGTGACCGCCGATATTGACACCAATTTTCATTTCAATACGGCCATTGCGGCCGTGATGGAGCTGGTCAATGCCATGTACACCGTGAAGCTTGAGGAGGCCGACGATGAACTCAAGTCCGTGGCCTGGTGCTGTCTTGAAAATGTACTGCTCTTGCTCAGTCCTATTATTCCCCACTTCTGTGAAGAGTTGTTTGCCAAGATGGGGAATAAAGGCTCTATTCTTGAACAGCCCTGGCCTGAATTCAGAAAGGATTCCATGCAGACCGACGAGGTGCTTGTTGTGGTTCAGGTGAACGGAAAACTGCGGGCAAAATTTCCCATGGGTGCCGATGCCGGTGAAGAAGATATTAAATCTGCGGCCCTTGGGGATGCAAGAATTGTCAAGTATACTGAAAACAAAGAGATCCGTAAAATCATTGTGATTCGTAAGAAACAGACCTTAGTTAATATTGTGGTGTGA
- the rpsF gene encoding 30S ribosomal protein S6 produces the protein MRKYETVFIADPDMSDQAREELLERVTGIIERENGILLNTDEWGLKKLSYEIKKKLRGYYVCLTYGGTGALVTELERNFRLSDLIMKFMTILVTEHVTEESLKQEAEAAKEAARQTAETAASQEEEADQGDAEEAEDNSDDQDDAQATESEETAEPAEESKE, from the coding sequence ATGAGGAAGTACGAAACCGTATTCATTGCCGATCCGGACATGTCGGATCAGGCCCGTGAAGAACTGCTCGAAAGAGTAACAGGTATCATTGAAAGGGAAAATGGTATCCTTCTGAACACTGATGAGTGGGGCCTGAAAAAATTGTCCTACGAAATCAAAAAGAAACTGCGCGGCTACTATGTCTGCCTGACCTATGGCGGAACCGGAGCGCTTGTCACAGAGCTTGAAAGAAATTTTCGTCTAAGTGACCTTATCATGAAGTTCATGACCATCCTTGTCACCGAACATGTCACCGAAGAATCTCTGAAACAGGAAGCTGAAGCGGCCAAGGAAGCGGCCCGGCAAACTGCAGAGACTGCTGCATCCCAGGAAGAAGAAGCAGATCAGGGTGACGCAGAAGAGGCTGAAGATAACTCAGATGATCAGGATGATGCGCAAGCTACCGAATCTGAAGAGACAGCTGAACCTGCCGAAGAATCCAAAGAATAA
- the rpsR gene encoding 30S ribosomal protein S18 has protein sequence MYKGHRGGGKNRFYQRRKICRFCVDSSMEIDYKNPKALKQFITERGKIIPRRITGTCAKHQRKLTVAIKQARQIALLPFVGRPLN, from the coding sequence ATGTATAAAGGTCATAGAGGCGGCGGAAAAAACAGATTCTATCAGCGCCGGAAAATTTGCAGGTTCTGCGTGGACAGCTCCATGGAAATTGACTATAAAAATCCCAAAGCACTCAAACAGTTCATTACTGAACGGGGCAAAATCATTCCCCGCCGTATCACAGGCACCTGTGCAAAACATCAGCGCAAGCTGACAGTGGCCATCAAGCAGGCCCGGCAGATTGCACTTCTGCCCTTTGTGGGTCGCCCCTTAAATTAA
- a CDS encoding DUF2232 domain-containing protein, producing MPLSITHPVFIRETLTGIAFCLLMYGVVFTVPLLGVFVLLFLPLPVLFYRLKLGRHSGTLIAGTSFFILVLMTKGVAFDTLYVGLLLATGMVLGECLERHMSIQRTIGLTTALAAGAICLALMIFSISQGQNVSAIMTDYMNQSLSVAKQLSPELGMDTEMTQKLISSMMIVMPGMFMISFITTLWLNILIIRKLLKYKGVTIKSIEHLNLYKAPDMLVWAFIGCATALMIPAGPVKIFGINCLIVLMLVYFFQGIAVISFFFQQKNTPMALKGFCYFLIAVQVYVLILVIGLGFFDNWIDFRKLAASRK from the coding sequence ATGCCGTTATCCATCACACACCCGGTTTTTATCAGGGAAACCTTGACAGGCATTGCTTTTTGTCTGTTGATGTATGGTGTGGTGTTTACAGTTCCCCTGCTCGGTGTATTCGTACTGTTGTTTCTGCCCCTGCCGGTGCTTTTCTATCGGCTCAAACTTGGCAGACACAGCGGGACACTGATTGCAGGAACCAGTTTTTTTATACTCGTGCTGATGACCAAGGGTGTCGCATTTGACACACTTTACGTTGGGCTGCTTCTGGCAACCGGCATGGTTTTAGGCGAATGCCTTGAACGGCATATGAGTATTCAACGAACCATCGGGCTGACCACGGCACTCGCGGCAGGCGCGATCTGTTTAGCGCTTATGATATTCAGCATCAGCCAAGGACAAAATGTATCCGCCATAATGACGGATTACATGAATCAGTCTTTGAGTGTTGCCAAACAGCTTTCGCCTGAACTTGGGATGGATACTGAGATGACCCAAAAGCTGATATCATCCATGATGATTGTCATGCCGGGTATGTTCATGATCTCTTTTATCACAACCTTGTGGCTGAATATTCTGATTATCAGAAAGCTTCTAAAATACAAGGGTGTTACCATCAAAAGTATTGAGCACTTAAATCTGTATAAAGCACCGGACATGCTTGTCTGGGCATTTATCGGCTGTGCAACGGCTTTAATGATTCCTGCAGGCCCCGTGAAAATCTTTGGCATTAACTGCCTGATTGTTTTAATGCTTGTTTATTTTTTTCAAGGAATTGCAGTAATTTCCTTTTTTTTTCAGCAAAAAAACACCCCCATGGCGCTGAAGGGATTTTGCTATTTTCTCATTGCCGTACAGGTGTATGTTTTAATCCTTGTCATAGGTCTTGGTTTTTTTGACAACTGGATTGATTTCAGGAAACTTGCTGCATCACGAAAATAA
- the rplI gene encoding 50S ribosomal protein L9 has translation MKVILKETIDTLGIAGTECKVAEGYGRNYLLPQGKAVLATPANRKVMEQARAKLELQIAKERKIAEEMAAKVKEVAITIKAKVREEIYLYGSVTSHDIKDALDAQNVDVERRAILLAEPIKETGEYKVPIRLYKDVEPEITVTVVPEEKQEK, from the coding sequence ATGAAAGTAATACTAAAGGAAACCATCGATACCCTGGGTATCGCCGGTACCGAGTGCAAGGTGGCGGAAGGATATGGACGCAATTATCTCCTGCCCCAGGGAAAAGCGGTTTTGGCCACCCCTGCCAACCGCAAGGTTATGGAACAGGCCCGGGCGAAGCTGGAGCTTCAGATCGCCAAAGAGAGAAAGATTGCCGAAGAGATGGCCGCAAAGGTCAAAGAAGTTGCAATCACAATCAAGGCCAAGGTTCGCGAAGAGATTTATCTTTACGGGTCCGTCACCTCCCACGACATCAAAGATGCGCTGGATGCCCAGAATGTTGACGTTGAACGTCGTGCCATTCTACTTGCAGAACCCATCAAAGAGACCGGTGAATACAAGGTACCCATCCGTTTATATAAGGATGTTGAACCGGAAATCACCGTGACGGTTGTCCCTGAAGAAAAACAGGAAAAATAG